The sequence CGGGATCAATACCAGTGCTGTACGGACCGCTCCCCCTGAGATCAATCTGCTGAATCAATACTGGAAACAGGGCGGTACCATGAAGTGGCTGGCCCCTGTTTATCCTGAAGAGAAAAATTACAAGGAAAATATTGACATGGCCATTGACAATGGAGCCATTGCTGCCACGATTATGGGTAATGTGGGCGACAAATGGGCCAGAGAAGGCAAATTTGAGCTGATGGCCAAAACACTGGACTATATTAAGAGTAAGGGAGTACCGGCAGGTGTTACAGGACATGAACTGAATACCATTAAAGGGGCTGAAGAGCACAACGTGGGAGCAGACTTCTACATGAAAACCATACACAGCAGGAATTACTGGTCATGGAAACCTGAACAAGAAAAGGATAAATGGATTATCGACAACTATTCCATTGACAATTACTGGGCAAGAACTCCTGATGAAACCATCCGGTTTATGGAAAGCATCAATAAGCCCTGGATAGCCTATAAGATATTGGCCGCCGGAGCCATTCCTCCTAAAGATGCTTTCCGGTATGCCTTTGAGAATGGTGCAGACTTTGCCTGTGTGGGTATGTTTGATTTCCAGGTTGTAGAAGATGCCAATATCTTCACCGAAGTTCTGGAAGACCCGAAATTTAACAGGAAAAGGTCCTGGATGGCGTAAAAAAGTGTAAGATTTGAGGTTTGTAAAGTAAGTCAGAATTATGCTATCACTTCTAAAAATTTTGTTTTTTTAGCAAAGTTTTGCTGCAATTTATTGTTAAATTTTTGATTTTATCGGGTTCTTTTGTTTTTAAAAATATTTATTAGATTAGCTCCCTAAAATACGATGCTTTATGGGACAAGAATTTTCTACAATAGACTATATCAGTTTCATTCTTTACATTGTGTTAATACTGGGAATTGCTTTGTGGGTTTCCAGAGAGAAGAAGGGCCACAAAAAGGACTCGAGTGATTATTTCCTGGCCGGCAAAGCTTTGCCCTGGTGGGCTATAGGTACTTCGCTTATAGCTTCTAATATATCGGCAGAACAGTTCATTGGGATGTCGGGTTCCGGATATGCCATTGGCCTGGCCATTGCCAGCTACGAATGGATGTCGGCAGCCGCATTGTTGATCATTGCCAAATTTTTCATGCCGATCTTCCTGAACAAGAAGATATATACCATGCCCCAGTTTTTGGAGCTGCGCTACGACAATAGGGTACGTACCGTTTTATCAGTTCTGTGGCTGTTATTATACATTTTTGTCAATCTTACCTCTGTTCTTTATTTAGGTTCTCTTGCCCTGAATACCATTATGGGTATTCCCCTGTTGTATGGCATTCTTGGTTTGGCTATATTTGCAGGGTTGTATAGCATTTACGGAGGACTGAAGTCGGTAGCCTGGACCGATTTTATTCAGGTGGCATTTCTTATAGGCGGTGGATTGATCACTACCTATGTAGCCTTATCGGCAGTGGCGGATCAATATGGGGTTAGCGGACCGCTTGCGGGGCTGGTAGAGATGTTCCATCAATTTCCCAATAAATTTGATATGATACTGGAGAAGGGCCAGATCATGGTTCCTGACGGACAAGGCGGAACACGCGATGCCTTCAAGGATATACCCGGAATATCCGTACTGGTTGGCGGACTATGGATTGCCAACTTTTTCTATTGGGGCTTTAATCAATATGTTATACAGAAGGGCCTGGCTGCTAAAAATATTAAGGAGGCCCAGCGGGGATTGGCTTTTGCCGGGTATTTGAAATTGTTGGTGCCGTTGATCGTTGTAGTACCCGGAATCGCTGCCTATGTTTTGTCCAGCGGAGACTTGTCGCCCTCAGATAAAGCATATCCATTTGTATTGCAATTGGTGCCGGTTGGTGTAAGGGGTATTGCATTTGCAGCCCTTGTAGCGGCCATTATTTCTACCTTAGCGGCTATTCTCAATTCTACCTCCACCATTTTCACCATGGATATTTATAAGCATTTTATCAATAAAGACCTCAGTGAGACCAATACAGTGAGAATGGGTCGTATGGCCAGCTTTACGGCTTTAGTGATAGGAGTGCTGGTGGCCAGACCCCTCTTGGGTCAACTGGATCAGGCTTTCCAGTTCATACAGGATTTTACCGGTTATATTACGCCAGGGGTTGTGGTGATATTTATTGGAGGATTGTTATGGCGACGTGCCACACCAAATGCAGCCTTATGGATAGCCATTTTGACCATACCCTTTTCTCTTGTGATAGATACTTTATTACCGGGAACACCTTTCATGAACCGGATTGGTTATGTCGCCGTTGCATTGGCTGTTGTATTTGTTTTGATAAGCCAATTTGAACTTAAAAAGGCCGGTAAAGAAGCACATGAAAAAGGTATCCAGATTTATACCGGTCTCTTCAGTACAGGAAATGTATTTAATGTAATGGCTATTGGAATTTTGGCCATTTTGGCTGTATTGTACATTTTCCTCTGGTAAGAACAAAGTTTGAAAGAATAGAGAAAGTTAACCCCCGAATGGCTTTTGCATTTCGGGGGTTAACGTAGTACCTTACCGGTCAAATTCTTGTTTTTTTTGGCAAAACCTACTCGGTAAGGTACTGGGGCTTTTTATTTTTAAGATTTATAGTGTTTTTCAGACAATTCCGCCAAAGTGCTGGCAGCGTATTCCGGTGTAAAATCCCTTTGGGGATTGGCCAGCATTTCATATCCTACCATAAACTTTTTAATGGTAGCATTCCTGAGTAAAGGCGGATAAAAATGCATGTGAAAGTGCCATTCGGGATGTTCAATGTTGTCGGTAGGGTTCTGATGCATACCAGCAGAATAAGGGAACGACGTATGAAAGAGATTGTCGTATTTTACTGTAAGACGCTTCAATACATCTGCAAAACCCCTTTTCTCCTCTTCTGAAAATTCCAGAATATTCCGGATATGCCTTTTGCTGATGATCATGGTTTCAAATGGCCATATCGCCCAAAAAGGCACCAGAGCTACAAAGTGACTGTTTTCCAGCACAACCCTTTCCCTGAGGTTAAGTTCCAGTTCCAGATAGTCTGAAAGCATGCTCCTGCCATGCTTCTGATGGTAACTCGCCTGGCTTTGGGTTTCTTTGGCAGGTTCTACCGGAATGGATTCCTGGGCCCAAATCTGACCATGGGGATGGGGATTGCTGCACCCCATGATGCTGCCTTTGTTTTCGAAAATCTGCACGTAATTGATATAGTCTTTCTCACCAAGCCACTGATACTCATTCCTCCATTGCTCGATGACATTAAGTAGCTGCTCTTCACTAAATTCGGCCAGGGTAAGGTCGTGGCGGGGAGAAAAACATACCACCCGGCATATTCCCTTCTCGCTTTTGGCCAACAGGAGCCCGTCTTTTTCATATTTTCCTTCCGGTATATTACTTTCCAGGGCGGAGAAATCATTGGTAAAGACAAAAGTACTGGTATAATCCGGATTTTGCCTTCCTCCGGCCCTGGAGTTTCCCGGGCACAAATAGCAATTCTCATCGTATTGCGGTCTTTGCTCCTCTGATTGCTGTTCCTGCTTGCCCTGCCATGGGCGTTTGGTCCGGTGCGGTGATACCTGAACCCATTCACCGGTGAGCATATTATATCTGCGGTGGCTGTGTTCGCTCACATTGAATTTGGACATCTTAATGACTTTTTATTCCATCATCTGTTTCCACTTCGAAGAAATCTGGCTGTATGCTGAATCTGTCATAATATGCTTTTGCAAGCCTCTCTTCAAATTCTTCCCGGGAGTCAATCTTAACCAGATTGATTGTAGATCCGCCAAAGCCACCGCCCATCATACGGGCTCCCTTCACATATTCCATATCTTTGGTCAGATCGACCAGGAAATCGGTTTCGTCGCAGCTCACTTCATACATCTCTGAAAGGCCTTTGTGTGAGAGATAAAGGTTTCTGCCGATGGCATCCACATCGTTTTCCTGAAGCTTTTCACAGGTGTCGTGTACCCGCTCGTTTTCCCTTAATACATACAAGCATCTGTCAAGCACCACTTCATCCATCTGATCCTGATGTTCCTCCAGCATATCGAAAGTTACATCTCTGAGGTTTTTCACAGAAGGATGGTTTTGCTTTATGATACCTACTCCTTCCGCGCATTGTTTCCTTCGTACATTATATTCCGAGGAAGCAAGCTCATGTTGGACGTTGGAGTTACAAAGGATTAGCTGATAATCTTTAAAATGAAGCGGATAATAATCGCTGTCCATACTTCTGCAATCGAGCTTTACCACGTGTC comes from Bacteroidales bacterium and encodes:
- a CDS encoding sodium/sugar symporter — protein: MGQEFSTIDYISFILYIVLILGIALWVSREKKGHKKDSSDYFLAGKALPWWAIGTSLIASNISAEQFIGMSGSGYAIGLAIASYEWMSAAALLIIAKFFMPIFLNKKIYTMPQFLELRYDNRVRTVLSVLWLLLYIFVNLTSVLYLGSLALNTIMGIPLLYGILGLAIFAGLYSIYGGLKSVAWTDFIQVAFLIGGGLITTYVALSAVADQYGVSGPLAGLVEMFHQFPNKFDMILEKGQIMVPDGQGGTRDAFKDIPGISVLVGGLWIANFFYWGFNQYVIQKGLAAKNIKEAQRGLAFAGYLKLLVPLIVVVPGIAAYVLSSGDLSPSDKAYPFVLQLVPVGVRGIAFAALVAAIISTLAAILNSTSTIFTMDIYKHFINKDLSETNTVRMGRMASFTALVIGVLVARPLLGQLDQAFQFIQDFTGYITPGVVVIFIGGLLWRRATPNAALWIAILTIPFSLVIDTLLPGTPFMNRIGYVAVALAVVFVLISQFELKKAGKEAHEKGIQIYTGLFSTGNVFNVMAIGILAILAVLYIFLW
- a CDS encoding UDP-glucose--hexose-1-phosphate uridylyltransferase; the protein is MSKFNVSEHSHRRYNMLTGEWVQVSPHRTKRPWQGKQEQQSEEQRPQYDENCYLCPGNSRAGGRQNPDYTSTFVFTNDFSALESNIPEGKYEKDGLLLAKSEKGICRVVCFSPRHDLTLAEFSEEQLLNVIEQWRNEYQWLGEKDYINYVQIFENKGSIMGCSNPHPHGQIWAQESIPVEPAKETQSQASYHQKHGRSMLSDYLELELNLRERVVLENSHFVALVPFWAIWPFETMIISKRHIRNILEFSEEEKRGFADVLKRLTVKYDNLFHTSFPYSAGMHQNPTDNIEHPEWHFHMHFYPPLLRNATIKKFMVGYEMLANPQRDFTPEYAASTLAELSEKHYKS
- the galK gene encoding galactokinase, whose amino-acid sequence is MIQDTIHEKFVERYGEHPQLFSAPGRINVIGEHTDYNDGFVLPAAINKRIYFALKKNDSGQCRIYAHDIDEEYTFPADQKEPVKKTWVNYPLGVIREMMKIREFNLTGFDCVFGGDLPLGAGLSSSAALETGFAHAINEIFDVGVEPAQIMHLSQNAEHNFAGMPCGIMDQFAAVYGKKGHVVKLDCRSMDSDYYPLHFKDYQLILCNSNVQHELASSEYNVRRKQCAEGVGIIKQNHPSVKNLRDVTFDMLEEHQDQMDEVVLDRCLYVLRENERVHDTCEKLQENDVDAIGRNLYLSHKGLSEMYEVSCDETDFLVDLTKDMEYVKGARMMGGGFGGSTINLVKIDSREEFEERLAKAYYDRFSIQPDFFEVETDDGIKSH